One region of Candidatus Eisenbacteria bacterium genomic DNA includes:
- a CDS encoding trifunctional glycosyltransferase/class I SAM-dependent methyltransferase/polysaccharide deacetylase, with protein MPRPTISVVVPAHNAQATVAGALASLQAQTVDGWEAIVVDDGSTDATGDIVREIAARDPRIRVVSQAQQGASAARNTGIAAAAADLILFLDSDDWIAPAHMETLLGALAADPSLDAVYSGWARVSPDGDMVPEWFHGRPEDLIAALRTSCSFSIHSCLVPRAAIVAVGGFDTSLRTCEDWDLWQRVVRSGVRFGVVEEVLAYYRLRSGSLSLDAVQLLRDGLRVVERGHLADPRIPGGPGREAPKLPPGELESTQIGLFCWTAGLALGQGVDARQLLDEVRPELWPNLDPPTLAQSIVHAGLLPGRLGPRGGDILWAESEPLVDEFLVAVEERSGVPRLARRVRRLLEVLVQQHSHAPLPRIVGSTMRIAVEVTRPIESVTAPPGVERIQCEATVMGQRLGNVEVPVVDGLVPAPVVADAIASVQAWSILCRFFEQDVYRQAHVEPDAQGLWRWRGNLLTTTDVRTGSGAFIQDLHDRAGWTVFLQELWGRPEWPSDRFYDPALAEEPTQPRAVEGDWVTVEVSDDLQDLAVTPGPLTVEATVGGVALGTVAITATGPRLPAQALRAAITEASGVELCVVAVREALLGTALSPPSTLRRRLAEAARRAVRPVGSSSVRVRGTSLLSPNWSHAASRALDGAGGTIVGRRAAGSIGSSASRRATLPASAVREVVASTELDGEPIVVVPGPERDRVVYAPDLLWGGPAAGGATPASEARTETTRAYGRHDFERLFATGADPWKYTTPYEQVKYEQTLALVPAGPIARALELGCAEGHFTARLAAKVEHLVAADISTLALERARARTGTAGDVEFVHFDLVNDAFPGRFDLIVCSEMLYYVADRRTLPAFAAKIADALTPGGYFLTAHPNMAGDEPGMPGFDWDASVSAKDLADVFGALPQLRFLVELRTVPYRIQLFRREDGAATPRAQPLPPERVIDAEYGEMAPSVAARLVSADQAPPRTRSATVTTERLPILMYHRVAPTGAPATARYRVTPEAFEAQLAYLKESGFRGTNLVEWSHALRTRRPLPGRAVLFTFDDGYRDFATYAWPLLRRYGFGAVVFLVSELIGKTNRWDVAMGEEVPLLDWDEIRRLRDEGVWFGSHSATHAPLTALAPDEIVREAARSRLTLERGLGHAVTAFAYPYGDADRVVHHLCGACGYLYGLSCEPGPSTLRDSAIALPRIEIMGGDGLEQFALKLDV; from the coding sequence ATGCCCCGTCCTACGATCAGCGTCGTCGTCCCCGCGCACAACGCGCAGGCCACCGTCGCCGGCGCGCTGGCGTCGCTGCAGGCGCAGACCGTGGATGGGTGGGAGGCGATCGTCGTCGACGACGGGTCGACGGACGCCACGGGGGACATCGTGCGCGAGATCGCCGCGCGCGATCCACGGATCCGCGTCGTGAGCCAGGCCCAGCAGGGTGCGTCGGCGGCGCGCAACACCGGGATCGCCGCCGCCGCCGCGGATCTCATCCTGTTCCTCGACTCCGACGACTGGATCGCGCCGGCGCACATGGAGACGCTGCTGGGTGCGCTCGCGGCCGATCCATCGCTCGACGCGGTCTACAGCGGGTGGGCGCGCGTCTCGCCCGACGGCGACATGGTGCCCGAGTGGTTCCATGGCCGCCCCGAGGACCTCATCGCCGCGCTGCGGACGAGCTGCTCGTTCTCGATCCACTCGTGCCTCGTGCCGCGCGCCGCCATCGTCGCCGTCGGCGGGTTCGATACGAGCCTGCGCACCTGCGAGGACTGGGATCTCTGGCAGCGCGTCGTCCGCTCCGGTGTCCGCTTCGGCGTCGTCGAGGAGGTGCTGGCCTACTACCGGCTGCGCAGCGGCTCGCTGTCGCTCGACGCCGTCCAGCTCCTGCGCGACGGGCTACGCGTGGTCGAGCGCGGACACCTCGCCGATCCCAGGATTCCCGGCGGTCCCGGCCGCGAGGCGCCGAAGCTGCCGCCGGGCGAGCTCGAATCGACGCAGATCGGCCTCTTCTGCTGGACGGCGGGTCTGGCACTCGGGCAGGGCGTCGATGCGCGCCAGCTCCTGGACGAGGTGCGCCCCGAGCTGTGGCCGAACCTCGATCCGCCGACCCTGGCGCAGTCGATCGTCCACGCCGGCCTGCTTCCCGGACGTCTCGGGCCACGGGGTGGCGACATCCTTTGGGCGGAGTCGGAGCCACTCGTCGACGAGTTCCTCGTCGCGGTGGAGGAGCGCTCCGGCGTGCCGAGGCTCGCCCGCCGCGTGCGACGGCTCCTCGAGGTCCTGGTCCAGCAGCACTCGCACGCGCCGCTGCCACGCATCGTCGGGTCGACCATGCGCATCGCCGTCGAGGTGACCCGTCCGATCGAGAGCGTGACGGCCCCGCCGGGCGTCGAGCGCATCCAATGCGAGGCCACGGTGATGGGCCAGCGCCTCGGCAACGTCGAGGTCCCCGTCGTGGACGGCCTGGTCCCCGCGCCGGTCGTCGCCGATGCCATCGCCTCCGTCCAGGCGTGGTCGATTCTGTGCCGGTTCTTCGAGCAGGACGTCTATCGCCAGGCGCACGTCGAGCCGGACGCCCAGGGCCTGTGGCGCTGGCGCGGCAACCTGCTCACGACCACGGACGTGCGCACCGGCAGCGGCGCCTTCATCCAGGACCTGCACGATCGCGCCGGCTGGACCGTGTTCCTGCAGGAGCTCTGGGGACGACCCGAGTGGCCGTCGGATCGGTTCTACGATCCCGCACTCGCCGAGGAGCCCACGCAGCCGCGCGCCGTCGAGGGCGATTGGGTGACCGTCGAGGTGAGCGACGACCTCCAGGACCTCGCCGTCACGCCAGGCCCTCTCACGGTGGAAGCGACGGTCGGCGGCGTCGCGCTCGGCACAGTCGCGATCACCGCGACCGGACCGCGCCTGCCGGCGCAGGCGCTGCGGGCGGCGATCACGGAGGCGAGCGGCGTCGAGCTGTGCGTCGTCGCGGTTCGCGAGGCGCTCCTCGGCACGGCGCTCTCGCCGCCGTCGACGCTGCGGCGCCGGCTCGCCGAGGCCGCACGCCGGGCGGTACGGCCCGTCGGTTCGTCCTCGGTGCGCGTGCGCGGCACGTCGCTCCTCTCCCCGAACTGGTCGCACGCCGCCAGCCGCGCGCTCGACGGCGCCGGTGGAACGATCGTCGGCCGCCGCGCCGCCGGGTCGATCGGCAGCAGCGCGTCGCGCCGCGCGACCCTTCCCGCCTCGGCCGTGCGCGAGGTCGTGGCATCGACGGAGCTCGACGGCGAGCCGATCGTGGTCGTGCCGGGTCCGGAGCGGGACCGCGTCGTCTACGCACCCGATCTTCTGTGGGGCGGGCCGGCAGCCGGCGGCGCGACGCCCGCGTCCGAGGCACGAACGGAGACGACCCGGGCCTACGGGCGGCACGACTTCGAGCGGCTGTTCGCAACCGGTGCCGACCCCTGGAAGTACACGACGCCGTACGAGCAGGTGAAGTACGAGCAGACGCTCGCCCTCGTTCCCGCGGGTCCGATCGCGCGCGCGCTCGAGCTCGGCTGCGCCGAGGGGCACTTCACCGCGCGGCTCGCGGCGAAGGTGGAGCACCTCGTGGCGGCCGACATCTCGACGCTCGCCCTCGAGCGGGCGCGGGCGCGCACGGGCACCGCGGGCGACGTCGAGTTCGTCCACTTCGACCTCGTGAACGATGCCTTCCCCGGCCGATTCGATCTCATCGTGTGCAGCGAGATGCTCTACTACGTCGCCGATCGCCGGACGCTCCCTGCGTTCGCTGCGAAGATCGCCGATGCGCTCACGCCCGGCGGCTATTTCCTCACCGCGCATCCCAACATGGCCGGCGACGAGCCGGGGATGCCCGGCTTCGACTGGGACGCGTCCGTCAGCGCCAAGGACCTCGCGGACGTCTTCGGTGCGCTGCCGCAGCTCCGCTTCCTCGTCGAGCTGCGCACCGTCCCGTATCGCATTCAGCTCTTCCGGCGCGAGGATGGTGCCGCGACGCCGCGCGCGCAGCCGCTGCCGCCCGAGCGCGTGATCGACGCCGAGTACGGGGAGATGGCGCCGAGCGTCGCGGCGCGGCTCGTGTCGGCCGACCAGGCGCCGCCGCGCACCCGGTCGGCGACGGTCACGACCGAGCGGCTGCCGATCCTCATGTATCATCGCGTGGCGCCCACGGGCGCGCCCGCCACCGCGCGCTACCGCGTGACGCCCGAAGCGTTCGAGGCGCAGCTCGCGTACCTGAAGGAGTCGGGCTTCCGCGGCACCAACCTGGTCGAGTGGTCGCACGCGCTCCGCACGCGCCGCCCGCTGCCCGGCCGCGCGGTGCTGTTCACCTTCGACGACGGCTATCGCGACTTCGCGACCTACGCGTGGCCGCTGCTCCGTCGCTACGGTTTCGGGGCCGTCGTCTTCCTCGTCTCCGAGCTGATCGGCAAGACCAACCGCTGGGACGTCGCGATGGGCGAGGAGGTCCCGCTGCTCGACTGGGACGAGATCCGCCGGCTGCGGGACGAGGGTGTCTGGTTCGGATCGCATTCCGCGACGCACGCACCGCTCACCGCGCTCGCGCCGGACGAGATCGTGCGCGAGGCCGCCCGGTCGCGCCTGACGCTCGAGCGCGGCCTGGGTCACGCCGTGACCGCCTTCGCGTATCCCTACGGCGACGCCGATCGCGTCGTCCACCATCTCTGCGGCGCATGCGGCTACCTGTACGGCCTTTCGTGCGAGCCCGGGCCGAGCACCCTCCGCGATTCGGCGATCGCGTTGCCGCGCATCGAGATCATGGGGGGCGACGGGCTCGAGCAGTTCGCCCTCAAGCTCGACGTCTGA
- a CDS encoding methylated-DNA--[protein]-cysteine S-methyltransferase: protein MPFLVFDTAIGPTGLAWNDAGISAIQLPEATPAKTRARLATRSPDADREATAGATPPWVTDAIGRMRAHLEGRPQDLSPVRLDFEHVTPFTARVYQALRRVPAGETVSYGDLARKVGAPGAARAIGRAMATNPFPIVVPCHRVLAAGGKAGGFSAFGGLVTKDRLLSIEKSPVRLTAATKLPYDADAAIGYLSEADPVLARHIGRIGPCALELKQTKKTFDALAEAIVHQQLNGRAAATIFARVSALCPGGHLDSNHVLATSDRALRGAGLSAAKLASLRDLAKRTEAGQVPTLAALATMDDEAIVEALTAVRGIGRWTVEMLLMFRLGRPDVLPIADFGIRKGFARVFRTRNRDDELAAPADVTKRGERWRPYRSVASWYLWRAVG, encoded by the coding sequence ATGCCCTTCCTCGTCTTCGACACCGCCATCGGTCCGACCGGCCTCGCGTGGAACGACGCCGGCATCTCCGCGATCCAGCTTCCCGAGGCGACGCCTGCGAAGACGCGCGCGCGCCTGGCCACGCGCTCCCCCGACGCGGATCGCGAGGCCACGGCGGGTGCGACGCCACCCTGGGTGACGGACGCGATCGGCCGCATGCGTGCGCACCTGGAGGGACGCCCGCAGGACCTCTCCCCCGTACGGCTCGACTTCGAGCACGTGACGCCGTTCACGGCGCGCGTCTACCAGGCCCTGCGCCGGGTTCCGGCGGGAGAAACCGTCTCGTACGGCGATCTCGCGCGCAAGGTCGGAGCGCCGGGCGCGGCGCGCGCCATCGGGCGGGCGATGGCCACGAATCCCTTCCCGATCGTGGTGCCGTGCCACCGCGTGCTCGCCGCCGGCGGCAAGGCGGGAGGGTTCTCGGCCTTCGGCGGGCTGGTGACGAAGGATCGCCTGCTCTCGATCGAGAAGTCGCCGGTCCGTCTGACGGCGGCGACGAAGCTCCCGTATGACGCCGACGCGGCGATCGGGTACCTTTCGGAAGCCGACCCCGTGCTCGCGCGGCACATCGGACGCATCGGACCCTGCGCCCTCGAGCTGAAGCAGACGAAGAAGACGTTCGACGCGCTGGCCGAGGCGATCGTCCACCAGCAGCTGAACGGCAGGGCCGCCGCCACGATCTTCGCGCGCGTCTCGGCGCTGTGTCCCGGCGGCCATCTCGATTCGAACCACGTGCTCGCGACGAGCGACCGGGCCCTGCGCGGCGCCGGCCTCTCGGCAGCCAAGCTCGCGAGCCTGCGCGACCTCGCCAAACGCACCGAGGCCGGGCAGGTGCCGACGCTGGCTGCGCTCGCGACGATGGACGACGAGGCAATCGTCGAGGCGCTCACGGCCGTGCGCGGCATCGGCCGCTGGACCGTGGAGATGCTCCTCATGTTCCGCCTCGGGCGCCCCGACGTCCTCCCGATCGCCGACTTCGGCATCCGAAAGGGCTTCGCGCGCGTCTTCCGCACCCGCAACCGCGACGACGAGCTCGCCGCTCCCGCCGACGTCACCAAGCGTGGCGAGCGCTGGCGCCCGTATCGCTCGGTCGCGAGCTGGTACCTCTGGCGCGCCGTCGGCTAA